The Paenibacillus sophorae genome has a segment encoding these proteins:
- a CDS encoding cation:proton antiporter has protein sequence MEFILTLLLILLSTKLAGHLSVAFGQPSVLGKLIVGIVLGPAVLGWIQNGEFIHYMSEIGVLLLMFIAGLETDLDQLRRNWKSSFAVAVGGIILPLFGGMGIAELFGFSYSHALFLGAILSATSVSISAQVLKDMNKLNSREGSTILGAAVVDDILVVILLAVLMSFFGAGESVSLGLLISKKLLFFAVAILAGWLIVPRMLKWLSPLKVTEATASVALVICFAFSWFAEWTGMAGIIGAFAAGLAVSQTAFKHTVEHKLEPIAYAVFVPVFFVSIGLNVSFEGVLGQIGFVIILSLAAVLTKLIGGGLGARLTGFDTHSSVVIGSGMISRGEVALIIAATGLESGLLLPEYFTSVIIVVIATTLLTPPMLKYVFREPVKLR, from the coding sequence ATGGAATTTATTTTGACCTTATTGCTGATTCTGCTGTCCACCAAGCTCGCCGGGCATCTGTCTGTCGCTTTCGGCCAGCCGTCCGTTCTCGGTAAACTGATTGTGGGTATTGTGCTCGGTCCGGCGGTGCTGGGCTGGATTCAGAATGGAGAATTTATTCACTATATGTCCGAAATCGGCGTGCTGCTGCTCATGTTCATCGCGGGACTCGAAACGGATCTGGATCAGCTTCGGCGCAACTGGAAGTCGTCTTTTGCCGTGGCGGTAGGGGGAATTATTCTTCCTCTGTTTGGCGGAATGGGGATTGCGGAGCTGTTCGGCTTTTCTTACTCGCATGCCTTGTTTTTAGGGGCGATTCTAAGCGCGACCTCCGTCAGCATTTCGGCCCAGGTGCTTAAGGATATGAACAAGCTGAATTCCCGGGAGGGCTCGACCATTCTGGGAGCGGCCGTCGTCGACGACATTCTGGTCGTTATTCTGCTGGCGGTGCTGATGAGCTTCTTCGGCGCGGGAGAGTCGGTGTCGCTGGGCCTCTTGATCAGTAAAAAGCTGCTCTTCTTCGCGGTCGCGATCCTCGCCGGCTGGCTGATTGTCCCCCGGATGCTCAAATGGCTGTCTCCCCTTAAAGTGACGGAGGCGACCGCCAGCGTAGCGCTTGTTATTTGTTTTGCTTTCTCCTGGTTCGCCGAATGGACCGGAATGGCCGGCATTATCGGGGCGTTCGCCGCCGGGCTGGCCGTCTCGCAGACCGCCTTCAAGCACACGGTGGAACACAAGCTGGAACCTATCGCTTACGCTGTGTTTGTGCCCGTTTTTTTCGTCAGCATCGGACTGAACGTTTCCTTTGAGGGAGTTCTTGGCCAGATCGGTTTTGTTATCATCTTGTCGCTTGCGGCGGTGCTGACCAAGCTGATCGGCGGCGGACTCGGCGCGCGTCTGACGGGCTTTGATACCCATTCCTCGGTGGTGATCGGTTCAGGCATGATATCCCGGGGAGAAGTTGCTCTGATCATTGCCGCCACGGGACTTGAAAGCGGTCTGCTGCTGCCGGAGTATTTTACTTCGGTTATTATTGTCGTAATTGCCACGACGCTGCTGACACCGCCGATGCTGAAATACGTCTTCCGCGAGCCGGTGAAACTAAGATGA
- a CDS encoding ABC transporter permease, producing MANIWTIASYELRRLLRSRSMLINLFLLPILLIFLLGSALSGVMDGGKDQTIDSFRVGIVDAAANPSERSQLIGNFLKSPEVAEIITPETADSREAAVSGVRSGEYGYAVIVPAGFDKDILSGKEARLEYIFGKDRTDNMVAGTVFDNFLSSINYKQAAAMTLGPQAISAMTETGQGNPAVVLGKLNEGGPAYTASQYYAAAMLLMFLLLCGQMVITSLYSEKDNHTLFRIGSMPVKGGELFMGKMLGIGIVSVLQCAFIIVATRFLFGVYWGNRPEMLALVCLLMILASLTLSVLISMFVRTAALARSILSGLTVVMTFISGGMAPLPDSWVNTGGAFSINHWGMRGILRMMLESPWAQISGSITMLALICLVLGGVAFFSYRKVGYHA from the coding sequence ATGGCTAATATATGGACGATTGCATCTTATGAGCTGCGGCGGCTCCTCCGCTCCCGCTCCATGCTGATCAACTTGTTTCTGCTGCCGATTTTGCTGATTTTCTTGCTTGGCTCGGCGCTTTCCGGCGTTATGGATGGAGGTAAGGACCAGACGATCGATTCTTTCCGGGTGGGCATTGTCGATGCGGCAGCGAACCCCTCCGAACGCTCGCAGCTGATTGGTAACTTCCTTAAGTCGCCGGAGGTCGCGGAGATCATTACACCGGAAACCGCAGACAGCCGGGAAGCGGCGGTAAGCGGCGTGCGTTCAGGTGAATACGGCTATGCCGTCATCGTTCCGGCGGGATTCGACAAGGATATCCTGAGCGGGAAGGAAGCGCGGCTTGAATATATCTTCGGCAAGGACCGGACTGATAATATGGTCGCAGGGACCGTGTTTGATAATTTCCTGAGCAGCATTAATTACAAACAGGCTGCTGCCATGACGCTTGGACCCCAGGCGATTAGCGCGATGACGGAGACCGGGCAAGGCAATCCGGCCGTGGTGCTCGGCAAGTTGAATGAAGGAGGCCCAGCCTATACCGCTTCCCAGTATTACGCGGCTGCGATGCTTCTGATGTTCCTGCTACTGTGCGGACAAATGGTAATCACCAGCCTGTACAGCGAAAAGGATAACCATACGTTGTTTCGGATCGGCTCCATGCCTGTGAAGGGCGGGGAACTCTTTATGGGAAAAATGCTCGGCATCGGCATTGTGTCGGTCCTGCAGTGCGCCTTCATTATTGTAGCCACGCGCTTTCTGTTCGGCGTGTACTGGGGCAACCGCCCGGAGATGCTGGCGCTGGTATGTCTGTTAATGATTCTTGCTTCGCTGACCTTGTCGGTCCTCATATCCATGTTCGTCCGTACCGCGGCGCTGGCACGCTCCATTTTAAGCGGGCTGACGGTGGTTATGACGTTTATCAGCGGAGGGATGGCTCCCCTGCCGGATTCCTGGGTGAATACGGGCGGCGCGTTTTCAATCAATCATTGGGGGATGCGGGGCATCCTGCGGATGATGCTGGAATCCCCATGGGCGCAAATTTCGGGCAGTATCACGATGCTGGCGCTGATTTGTCTCGTGCTCGGGGGCGTGGCATTCTTTTCATACCGAAAGGTGGGTTATCATGCATAA
- a CDS encoding alpha/beta fold hydrolase — translation MMADLKWNPVAEGYSRKFFEGPDTTLSFIDFGGGGFPVLALHGHMNEGLFAQDLARTLAGEYRVIALDQRGHGESGRPLSYDNERYVDDALALLDHLGIDETVLLGHSLGGVVAYRLAARRPERVRALIIEDIGAVVNDNLSFTGRWPRRMPTKEALIAALGRVGPAFAYSMREYGDGWGLPFVPEDMAVSQRHLNGDHWDDWLATDCPALLLHGMRSTCLSYDQAEEMASRRPNTKLVHFEAGHSIHFDALDPFIEAIQAFLKSIRTEQ, via the coding sequence ATGATGGCCGATCTTAAATGGAACCCTGTTGCAGAGGGATATTCCCGGAAGTTCTTTGAAGGTCCGGATACGACCCTGTCGTTTATCGATTTTGGAGGCGGCGGATTTCCGGTGCTTGCCCTGCACGGCCATATGAACGAAGGCTTGTTCGCACAGGATCTGGCCCGGACGCTGGCAGGTGAATACCGCGTTATCGCGCTGGACCAGCGGGGGCACGGAGAATCGGGCCGTCCTTTAAGCTACGATAACGAACGCTACGTCGACGATGCGCTGGCCCTGCTCGATCATCTTGGCATTGATGAGACCGTACTGCTTGGTCACTCTCTCGGAGGCGTCGTCGCTTACCGCCTGGCGGCGCGGCGTCCGGAGCGGGTGCGTGCGCTGATTATTGAGGATATTGGCGCGGTCGTGAACGACAACCTAAGCTTTACGGGCCGGTGGCCGCGGCGAATGCCGACGAAGGAAGCGCTGATTGCCGCTCTGGGGCGGGTCGGCCCGGCCTTCGCTTACTCGATGCGGGAGTACGGGGACGGCTGGGGACTGCCCTTTGTCCCTGAAGATATGGCAGTCTCCCAGCGCCATCTGAACGGCGATCACTGGGACGATTGGCTCGCAACCGATTGTCCCGCTCTGCTTCTGCACGGTATGCGGAGTACATGCCTGTCTTACGACCAGGCGGAGGAGATGGCCTCCAGAAGACCGAATACGAAGCTTGTTCATTTTGAAGCCGGCCATTCCATCCATTTTGATGCGCTAGACCCTTTTATTGAAGCCATTCAGGCTTTTCTTAAATCGATCAGAACCGAACAATAG
- a CDS encoding efflux RND transporter permease subunit, whose translation MTWLTKWAFGNKAAAGLLIVMALVVGVMSYSSLPMEFLPEADNPQVTVTAIGPGQDTHAMEEQVTKPIETALAMVKGKTEMTSTSGNGFSKVDINFDSKTNMKDAAQEVQKAVDALQFPQGVMRPFVLQLNTSMIPVASTTLSFDDGITEQNLKLAETVIIPELQNIEGVANVALYGKTAPQVTVKLDPQLMAQKKVSIAQITGLLQGRNVSASVGEQTIGGQTGSVNVVSSIDSVDTLKRLPVSAGVTLQDIASVQVKSDQESVSRSNGKDVLFATVTKEANANAVDVGNKVKDAVERINKDVKGTEAAVVFSTSDMVVDSVNSMMREVLLGALFATIVILIFLRNVRATLVTAVSIPLSLAVTLYLLDISGITLNIITLGGVAVAVGRLVDDSIVVIENIYRRLQKESFSVDMMISATKEVARAITSSTIATVAVFLPIGLLRGSMQAFLLPFALTVTYSLLTSLVVALTVVPLLSSVLLRNTSMKEHEPSKRFQRFLKWNLNHKWVSLSLGLVTLVASIAAYMSMPKGALDASDASNVAIELKYPNDTPVSEVLEQGKRLEQEIMKQPQAETVIMQSGNSTDAAKWGSVSSPTVVNYTVVMKENSDAQAFIDKIRGLQSSYAGASLAANEGGMMGSSSTNEYIDIVGDDLSKITAAADQVMDKVKTVDGIQKISSNMEDTKPVFAFNVNPAQANAQEISMQLAGMLNPVPLGQMELNGSSAAVVLSPLAQPESQKDLQGITLMTSTGLKQLSQLASLEVRNEPAMLYRKDGKPYARITAEVDPKKVSEVGASIKKETDSVKLPEGVTLVSGGASADQAGDFKDLGMTALISIGLVYLIMVITFKTLRAPLAIMFSLPLAAIGAVVGLLVAGVTPDFTAIFGALMLIGIVVTNAIVLIDRVKHNEEHMSIREALLEAAGTRMRPILMTAIATICAMLPLLFGHSEQGSIVSQSLAIVVVGGLTAATVLTLVVVPAVYELFYFRKSAKQRKKALRQAA comes from the coding sequence ATGACATGGTTGACAAAATGGGCGTTTGGCAACAAGGCGGCCGCAGGGCTGCTAATTGTGATGGCGCTCGTAGTGGGAGTGATGAGCTACAGCTCGCTGCCGATGGAGTTCTTGCCGGAGGCGGATAATCCGCAGGTAACGGTAACGGCGATTGGTCCCGGCCAGGACACGCATGCGATGGAGGAGCAGGTGACCAAACCCATCGAGACCGCTCTGGCAATGGTCAAAGGCAAGACGGAGATGACGTCCACCTCGGGAAATGGCTTCTCAAAAGTGGATATTAATTTTGACTCCAAGACGAATATGAAGGATGCCGCGCAGGAGGTGCAGAAGGCGGTCGACGCGCTGCAGTTTCCTCAAGGTGTAATGCGGCCGTTCGTTCTTCAGTTAAATACCTCCATGATTCCGGTAGCCTCGACTACCCTTTCGTTTGACGATGGAATAACCGAACAGAACCTGAAGCTGGCGGAGACGGTGATAATTCCCGAGCTGCAAAATATTGAGGGTGTTGCGAACGTCGCGCTGTACGGCAAAACCGCGCCTCAGGTGACGGTCAAGCTTGATCCGCAGCTGATGGCGCAAAAGAAGGTGTCCATTGCGCAAATTACCGGTCTGCTTCAAGGCCGGAACGTATCGGCTTCCGTCGGGGAGCAGACGATTGGCGGCCAGACGGGCAGCGTCAATGTTGTTTCTTCCATTGACAGTGTCGATACTTTGAAACGCCTGCCTGTCTCGGCCGGGGTGACGCTGCAGGATATCGCGTCGGTTCAGGTGAAAAGTGATCAGGAAAGCGTCAGCCGCTCCAACGGCAAGGATGTTCTGTTCGCGACAGTGACGAAAGAAGCCAATGCCAACGCGGTTGATGTCGGCAATAAGGTGAAGGATGCGGTGGAGCGCATCAATAAGGATGTGAAGGGGACCGAAGCCGCGGTCGTGTTCAGCACCTCGGATATGGTCGTCGATTCCGTGAACAGCATGATGCGTGAAGTGCTGCTCGGCGCGCTGTTTGCGACCATCGTCATTTTGATATTCCTGCGCAATGTGCGGGCAACGCTCGTAACAGCCGTTTCCATTCCGCTGTCGCTGGCTGTTACCTTGTATCTGCTCGATATTTCGGGAATTACGCTGAACATTATCACGCTCGGCGGGGTAGCCGTTGCGGTCGGCCGTCTGGTCGACGACAGTATCGTGGTTATCGAGAACATTTATCGCAGACTTCAGAAGGAGTCCTTCTCCGTTGACATGATGATCAGCGCAACGAAGGAGGTTGCCCGGGCGATAACGTCCTCAACGATTGCCACCGTCGCCGTCTTCCTGCCGATAGGTCTGCTGCGCGGCAGTATGCAGGCGTTCCTGCTGCCTTTTGCCTTAACCGTTACTTACTCGCTGCTGACGTCGCTGGTGGTCGCATTGACCGTCGTTCCGCTGCTGAGCTCCGTGCTGCTGCGGAATACATCGATGAAAGAGCATGAGCCGTCCAAGCGGTTCCAGCGGTTTCTTAAGTGGAACCTGAACCATAAATGGGTGTCGCTGTCGCTGGGACTGGTCACTCTGGTAGCTTCAATCGCCGCGTATATGAGCATGCCCAAAGGGGCGCTGGACGCTTCAGATGCAAGCAATGTCGCGATAGAGCTGAAATACCCGAATGATACGCCGGTCTCGGAGGTTCTTGAACAGGGGAAACGGCTGGAACAGGAAATTATGAAACAGCCTCAGGCGGAGACGGTAATCATGCAGTCCGGGAACAGCACCGATGCCGCTAAATGGGGCAGCGTATCCTCGCCTACCGTGGTCAACTATACAGTAGTAATGAAAGAAAACTCCGACGCCCAGGCATTTATCGATAAAATCCGGGGGCTGCAAAGCAGCTATGCCGGAGCAAGCCTGGCTGCCAACGAAGGCGGCATGATGGGTTCGAGTTCGACCAATGAGTACATTGATATTGTCGGCGACGACCTGTCCAAGATTACTGCCGCAGCCGATCAGGTTATGGATAAGGTGAAGACGGTTGACGGCATCCAGAAGATCTCCAGCAACATGGAGGATACGAAGCCGGTCTTTGCCTTCAACGTGAATCCAGCGCAGGCCAACGCGCAGGAAATATCGATGCAGCTGGCCGGCATGCTGAATCCCGTGCCGCTTGGTCAGATGGAGTTGAACGGTTCTTCGGCTGCGGTCGTATTATCTCCGCTCGCCCAACCTGAATCGCAAAAGGACCTGCAGGGCATTACGCTGATGACTTCCACGGGGCTTAAGCAGCTGTCGCAGCTTGCTAGCCTGGAAGTGCGAAACGAACCGGCCATGCTGTACCGTAAAGACGGCAAGCCTTATGCGCGTATTACTGCCGAAGTCGATCCGAAAAAGGTTTCCGAAGTTGGGGCCTCCATCAAAAAAGAAACTGACAGCGTCAAGCTGCCTGAAGGCGTAACCCTCGTATCGGGTGGCGCATCCGCCGACCAGGCGGGCGATTTCAAGGATCTCGGAATGACGGCGCTCATTTCCATCGGCCTTGTCTACCTGATCATGGTAATTACCTTTAAGACGCTTCGCGCACCGCTGGCGATTATGTTCTCTCTGCCGCTGGCAGCCATCGGAGCTGTTGTCGGCCTGCTGGTAGCCGGAGTGACCCCTGATTTCACCGCCATATTCGGCGCGCTGATGCTGATTGGCATTGTAGTTACGAACGCCATTGTGCTGATTGACCGCGTCAAGCATAACGAGGAGCATATGAGCATTCGTGAAGCGCTGCTCGAAGCGGCGGGAACGCGGATGCGGCCAATACTGATGACGGCCATTGCGACCATCTGCGCAATGCTGCCGCTGCTGTTCGGCCATTCCGAGCAGGGAAGCATTGTCTCGCAAAGCCTGGCGATTGTGGTTGTCGGCGGCTTGACCGCCGCTACGGTGCTAACGCTGGTTGTTGTGCCGGCGGTTTACGAGCTGTTCTACTTCCGCAAGTCGGCGAAGCAGCGCAAAAAAGCGTTGAGACAAGCGGCGTAA
- a CDS encoding DinB family protein, translating to MQALSEMKGLLFEELEHIIRTSSKLIAKISPEHRDYRPRDNMRSLLELAQHLVSIPSVDLLILQEQGQPEIRRMEEEINQDSASEQLSAWMDKGFKDLKAYMEGLSEEDFLHKSTKPFYLEYGSVQAKWLIEIVTHAQHHRAQLFNYMKELGYDVNMFDLY from the coding sequence ATGCAAGCCTTAAGTGAAATGAAAGGTCTGCTGTTTGAAGAACTGGAGCATATCATCCGGACCTCGTCCAAGCTGATTGCTAAAATCTCCCCGGAGCACCGGGATTACCGTCCCCGGGACAATATGCGTTCCCTGCTGGAACTGGCCCAGCATCTTGTATCCATTCCCTCGGTCGATCTACTGATCCTGCAGGAGCAAGGGCAGCCGGAAATCCGGCGGATGGAAGAAGAAATAAATCAGGACAGCGCATCGGAACAATTATCTGCATGGATGGACAAAGGCTTTAAGGATCTAAAAGCGTATATGGAGGGACTGAGCGAGGAAGACTTCCTGCACAAATCCACCAAGCCGTTCTATCTGGAGTATGGTTCCGTGCAGGCCAAATGGCTGATTGAAATCGTCACCCATGCCCAGCACCACCGGGCGCAGCTCTTCAATTATATGAAGGAACTCGGCTATGACGTTAACATGTTCGATCTGTACTGA
- a CDS encoding ABC transporter ATP-binding protein — MALAQLTDVVKRYDSKLTVDHVNLSIREGEIFGLLGPNGAGKSTTISMLCGLLKMDGGSIVIDGVSVAQQPLEAKKRIGLVPQDLALYEDLTAWENASFFGKLYGLRGELLKERVQEALEFTGLADRAKDKPSTFSGGMKRRLNIACAIMHRPKLIIMDEPTVGIDPQSRNHILESVKALNKLGSAVIYTSHYMEEVEALCDRVAIMDKGHIIACGTEKELRERVAHEEKIVIKAGSITPELILELQQHPRVTRVEAEGETVELYLPSSQSELQDILFIFAKHGGVIQTLQIEEPDLETLFLSLTGRTLRD; from the coding sequence ATGGCGCTTGCGCAGCTAACCGATGTGGTAAAAAGATATGACAGCAAGTTGACGGTAGACCATGTGAATTTGAGCATCCGGGAGGGTGAGATTTTCGGTCTGCTTGGTCCGAACGGCGCGGGCAAAAGCACGACGATCAGCATGCTCTGCGGTCTGCTGAAGATGGACGGGGGAAGCATAGTCATTGATGGCGTTTCCGTAGCGCAGCAGCCGCTTGAGGCCAAAAAAAGAATCGGGCTCGTCCCCCAAGACCTTGCACTGTACGAAGATCTGACTGCCTGGGAAAATGCATCCTTTTTCGGAAAACTGTACGGCCTGCGCGGCGAACTGCTGAAGGAACGGGTGCAGGAGGCGCTGGAGTTTACCGGACTCGCCGACCGTGCGAAGGATAAGCCGTCCACTTTTTCAGGAGGGATGAAACGGCGGCTGAACATTGCCTGCGCCATTATGCACCGGCCCAAGCTGATTATTATGGATGAACCTACGGTGGGAATCGACCCGCAATCCCGTAACCATATCCTTGAATCGGTCAAAGCGCTCAATAAGCTGGGTTCCGCCGTCATCTATACAAGCCACTACATGGAAGAGGTTGAAGCCCTTTGCGACAGGGTGGCGATCATGGATAAGGGGCATATCATTGCTTGCGGGACGGAAAAAGAGCTGCGGGAACGGGTCGCCCACGAAGAGAAGATCGTCATCAAAGCTGGCAGTATCACGCCTGAACTGATTCTGGAACTTCAGCAGCATCCCCGGGTGACCCGGGTGGAAGCGGAAGGAGAGACGGTGGAGCTGTATCTGCCGTCGTCCCAAAGCGAGCTGCAGGACATTCTCTTTATTTTCGCCAAGCATGGGGGCGTCATTCAGACGCTGCAAATCGAGGAACCGGATCTGGAGACGTTATTCCTGAGCCTGACCGGACGGACCTTACGGGATTAG
- a CDS encoding ABC transporter permease — MHNIVTIAWNLVKRMIGRRRGVIAYILMPGVIVSVIIWMTGGTGDHKTNVLYTNLDSGPAGAHIIAELEKTGDYTLIEKEDAGGLRTGVLNEEGGAGLEIPAGYSASLLTDQSPQIHIYEFKTSAASIALKMKASEIGGRLREVAAAVDAAGNGAAAGTAEGTTGVQAASPSIGTTGMASGTASSTATAREAQLSSILQQAEQHLVGSQKTDYNLYPRESLSIVTGFMLMFLMAMVTSSVSFIMDDRSKRTMMRMFSAPVRSYEIALGNFLGSFTVGVIQVAAVLLVGRYVLNYNYELPMYLYFLILAAFMLVCMGLASTVAGFIRNPNNAGMLNALILTPTCMLGGCFWPISIMPDYMQKAANFVPQKWAIQAADLAATGSGWSELWLPFAVLGLMAVILLAIGSAILRPSESAA; from the coding sequence ATGCATAATATCGTTACGATTGCCTGGAATCTGGTAAAGCGGATGATCGGCAGACGGAGAGGAGTAATCGCCTATATTCTCATGCCGGGCGTCATTGTTTCCGTCATCATATGGATGACCGGCGGCACCGGGGATCATAAGACGAACGTGCTGTACACGAACTTGGACAGCGGCCCCGCGGGAGCGCATATCATTGCCGAACTGGAGAAGACAGGGGATTATACCTTGATTGAAAAAGAAGACGCGGGTGGTTTGCGCACCGGAGTTCTTAACGAGGAAGGCGGTGCGGGACTGGAAATTCCGGCAGGCTATTCGGCCTCGCTGCTTACTGATCAGTCGCCGCAAATCCATATCTATGAGTTCAAGACATCTGCAGCGTCAATCGCGCTCAAAATGAAGGCCTCGGAAATTGGAGGAAGGCTGCGAGAAGTGGCCGCGGCGGTCGACGCGGCGGGTAACGGAGCAGCCGCCGGGACGGCTGAAGGTACGACTGGTGTTCAGGCGGCTAGTCCATCCATCGGTACAACCGGTATGGCCAGCGGAACAGCCTCCAGCACGGCTACGGCGCGTGAAGCGCAGTTGTCCTCCATCCTGCAGCAAGCGGAGCAGCATCTTGTGGGCAGCCAGAAGACCGATTATAACCTGTATCCCCGCGAAAGTCTGAGTATCGTTACCGGATTTATGCTGATGTTCCTGATGGCTATGGTTACAAGCTCCGTCTCGTTCATTATGGATGACCGCAGCAAGAGGACAATGATGCGGATGTTCAGCGCGCCGGTTCGTTCTTATGAAATTGCGCTCGGCAATTTTCTGGGCAGCTTTACGGTGGGCGTGATCCAGGTCGCCGCTGTGCTTCTGGTAGGCCGCTATGTGCTGAACTACAATTATGAGCTTCCGATGTATCTATACTTTCTCATTCTGGCGGCGTTCATGCTGGTGTGCATGGGTCTAGCCAGCACGGTGGCTGGATTCATCCGCAATCCGAACAATGCGGGCATGCTGAACGCGCTCATTCTGACCCCGACCTGTATGCTGGGAGGCTGCTTCTGGCCTATCTCGATCATGCCGGACTATATGCAGAAGGCCGCGAACTTCGTCCCGCAAAAATGGGCGATTCAGGCCGCAGACCTCGCTGCCACCGGCAGCGGCTGGAGCGAGCTATGGCTGCCCTTTGCGGTGCTGGGCCTGATGGCCGTAATCCTGCTGGCAATCGGCTCCGCTATCCTGCGGCCGAGCGAGTCGGCTGCATAG
- a CDS encoding putative bifunctional diguanylate cyclase/phosphodiesterase, translated as MPRKNNSRSTHSSITFTRSSHEEINQEHMNTYTFSPLRGASRISGIYFIVGCLWILLTDRAVSALTNNAELIATINMIKGWFFVFMTALLIFVLILGTLKRIRKVEKDLETSYKKMMVTHEDLESAYEEITATEEELRQQYDQLIENQRKLSESVEKMQHLAYHDLLTDLPNKLDLYENAANILADSNGAAALMFVDIDNFKYINDTMGHGFGDRLIVNASERLLSIVGKDGVIYRIGGDEFIILLHSLKDKTDADIMAARILAGLKEAVVIDNSLLHISTSIGISLYPDHGSDIMELVKRADIAMYKAKEAGKGNFVVFNNPLNDTFAERMNIEKQLYTAMEQNEFDLFYQPQVDLALNKVTGLEALLRWNSPELGNVSPFKFIKVAEDSHLIIPLGSWVLRRACAFLKNLHEQGFGHLTMSVNISMLQLLQTDFNELVLGTLQSSGLKPDYLELEITESILIESYEHVSTKLNELREKNIKIALDDFGTGYSSLSYLTHLPISTLKIDKSFIDSIPAETNHAILLEQILMIGKRMNMCVIAEGVERADQLTYLQEQGCDKIQGYLYSRPLAAKDMEQLLTGWESSGTPITCIEP; from the coding sequence ATGCCGCGGAAAAACAATAGTAGAAGTACCCACAGCTCCATTACGTTCACAAGAAGTTCGCATGAAGAAATCAATCAGGAGCATATGAACACCTATACCTTTAGTCCTCTGCGGGGGGCCTCCAGAATTTCTGGTATTTACTTTATTGTCGGATGTTTATGGATTCTGCTAACCGATAGAGCGGTTTCAGCTCTCACAAATAACGCCGAATTGATCGCCACGATAAATATGATCAAAGGATGGTTCTTTGTTTTCATGACGGCACTTCTTATTTTTGTTCTTATTCTAGGAACGCTTAAGCGAATCAGGAAGGTAGAGAAAGACTTAGAGACATCCTATAAAAAAATGATGGTTACCCATGAAGATCTGGAATCCGCGTACGAGGAAATCACAGCTACAGAAGAAGAATTGAGGCAGCAGTACGATCAGTTAATCGAGAATCAGCGCAAGCTCAGCGAGAGCGTGGAAAAGATGCAGCATCTCGCCTACCACGATTTACTGACGGATCTGCCCAATAAACTGGACTTGTACGAGAACGCGGCAAATATTCTTGCAGACTCAAACGGCGCTGCTGCTTTAATGTTTGTGGATATCGATAACTTTAAATATATAAACGATACGATGGGTCATGGTTTCGGAGACCGTCTCATTGTTAACGCAAGTGAAAGACTGCTTTCCATCGTGGGAAAAGACGGGGTCATTTACCGAATCGGAGGCGATGAATTCATTATTTTGCTGCATTCCTTGAAGGACAAGACGGATGCAGACATTATGGCGGCCCGCATTCTTGCCGGACTTAAGGAAGCGGTCGTCATCGACAACAGTCTCTTGCACATCAGCACCAGTATTGGAATCAGTCTTTACCCCGATCATGGCAGCGATATTATGGAACTGGTCAAACGGGCGGACATTGCCATGTATAAAGCGAAAGAAGCGGGCAAAGGCAACTTCGTCGTGTTCAATAATCCCCTGAATGATACATTTGCCGAAAGAATGAACATTGAGAAGCAGTTATATACCGCGATGGAACAGAATGAGTTTGATCTCTTCTATCAGCCTCAAGTGGATCTGGCACTGAACAAAGTGACCGGTCTGGAAGCTCTTCTACGCTGGAACAGCCCTGAACTGGGAAATGTCTCTCCATTCAAATTTATCAAAGTGGCTGAGGATTCGCATTTGATCATTCCTTTGGGAAGCTGGGTATTACGCAGAGCCTGCGCGTTCCTGAAGAATCTTCACGAGCAGGGATTCGGACATTTGACAATGTCCGTCAATATTTCGATGCTGCAGCTATTGCAAACCGATTTTAATGAGCTGGTGCTCGGTACGCTGCAATCCTCCGGTCTTAAGCCCGATTATCTGGAACTGGAAATAACCGAGTCCATATTGATCGAATCCTACGAGCATGTCAGCACCAAATTGAACGAACTGAGAGAAAAGAACATCAAAATTGCGCTGGACGATTTCGGGACAGGTTATTCTTCTTTAAGCTACCTGACCCATCTGCCGATCTCCACTTTAAAAATTGACAAGTCCTTTATTGACTCCATTCCGGCGGAAACAAATCATGCGATACTGCTCGAACAAATTTTGATGATCGGCAAAAGGATGAACATGTGCGTAATTGCGGAGGGAGTGGAGAGAGCGGACCAGCTGACCTATTTGCAGGAGCAGGGCTGCGACAAAATCCAGGGTTATCTGTACAGCAGGCCGCTCGCTGCAAAGGACATGGAACAATTGTTGACCGGCTGGGAAAGTTCCGGAACTCCTATCACCTGCATTGAACCTTAA